In one Notolabrus celidotus isolate fNotCel1 chromosome 1, fNotCel1.pri, whole genome shotgun sequence genomic region, the following are encoded:
- the slc25a20 gene encoding mitochondrial carnitine/acylcarnitine carrier protein, with the protein MSKQPQQQISPLKNFFAGGFGGVCLVFAGHPLDTIKVRLQTQPKPKPGESLLYSGTIDCCKKTLAKEGMKGLYKGMAAPIIGVTPMFAVCFFGFGLGKKLQQKTPNDILTYPQLFAAGMLSGVFTTAIMAPGERIKCLLQTQASTGHVKYAGPMDCVKQLYRQYGIRGIYKGTALTLMRDVPASGMYFTSYEWLKNLLTPPGKSHNELSIPSVLFAGGMAGIFNWAVAIPPDVLKSRFQTAPEGKYPNGVRDVLRELVREEGVGSLYKGFNAVMLRAFPANAACFLGFELAMKFLNWFAPDL; encoded by the exons ATGTCCAAACAGCcgcagcagcagatcagcccgCTGAAGAACTTCTTCGCCGGGGGCTTTGGAGGGGTCTGCCTAGTCTTCGCGGGACATCCACTCGACACGATTAAA gtgcGTTTACAAACTCAGCCCAAACCGAAACCGGGAGAGAGCCTTCTTTACTCTGGAACCATTGATTGTTGCAAAAAGACCTTAGCCAAAGAG GGTATGAAAGGTCTCTATAAAGGCATGGCTGCCCCCATCATTGGAGTCACTCCTATGTTTGCTGTCTGTTTCTTTGGATTTGGACTGGGCAagaaacttcaacaaaaaactcCCAATGATATCCTGAC GTATCCACAGCTGTTTGCTGCTGGGATGTTGTCTGGAGTGTTCACCACAGCCATTATGGCTCCTGGAGAGCGAATCAAATGCCTCCTACAG ACCCAGGCATCAACAGGACATGTGAAGTATGCTGGACCCATGGACTGTGTCAAACAGCTGTACAGACAGTATGGGATCAGAGGCATCTACAAAGGCACTGCTCTGACTCTCATGAGAG ATGTTCCAGCCAGTGGGATGTACTTCACATCATATGAGTGGTTAAAAAACCTCCTCACACCTCCAGGGAAAAG TCACAACGAACTCAGTATTCCTAGCGTGCTATTTGCTGGAGGAATGGCCGGGATCTTTAACTGGGCGGTTGCAATTCCACCCGACGTGCTCAAGTCTCGCTTCCAGACAG CTCCGGAGGGGAAATATCCAAACGGTGTCCGGGATGTTCTGCGGGAGCtggtcagagaggagggagtggGTTCTCTCTATAAAGGCTTCAATGCTGTCATGCTTCGAGCTTTCCCTGCTAATGCA gcTTGTTTCCTGGGATTTGAGCTCGCTATGAAGTTCCTGAACTGGTTCGCACCAGACCTGTGA